The following are encoded together in the Microbacterium hatanonis genome:
- a CDS encoding carbohydrate ABC transporter permease yields the protein MTQALAGATGLRSGRTPVRGGVSRRRRQGWIAWGFALPFVIVFALFMVVPIVGSFAMSFTDFRAADIRSPFSVNFVGLEQYAAVLGDPVFLTSLTVTGTFVIVGIPVTMALALALALALNSGRGRVVSVLRVGFYAPVVTSIVAVSVVWRYILQPEGLLNSALAIVGIQGPDWLNDTTWALPSLIAMAVWRNVGTLMVIFLAGLQAIPTDVKEAALMDGASAWRRLTSITLPLLRPTLLLGAVLISVGFLQFFEEAFVMTQGGPLNSTLSVAYYTFKQFGFGEYGAASAASYILFLAIALLSLVQFRLLRSKD from the coding sequence ATGACCCAGGCACTCGCGGGTGCGACCGGGCTCCGGTCCGGTCGCACCCCGGTGCGCGGCGGCGTGAGCCGTCGGCGCCGTCAGGGATGGATCGCGTGGGGCTTCGCCCTGCCCTTCGTCATCGTCTTCGCGCTCTTCATGGTCGTGCCGATCGTCGGGTCGTTCGCGATGTCGTTCACCGACTTCCGCGCCGCCGACATCCGCTCGCCCTTCTCCGTGAACTTCGTCGGGCTCGAGCAGTACGCGGCCGTGCTCGGCGACCCGGTGTTCCTCACCTCACTCACCGTCACCGGCACCTTCGTGATCGTCGGCATCCCCGTGACGATGGCGCTGGCCCTCGCCCTGGCGCTCGCGCTGAACTCCGGCCGCGGTCGCGTCGTCTCGGTGCTGCGTGTCGGTTTCTACGCCCCGGTCGTGACGAGCATCGTCGCGGTCTCGGTGGTCTGGCGCTACATCCTCCAGCCCGAGGGGCTGCTCAACTCGGCCCTGGCAATCGTCGGCATCCAGGGTCCCGACTGGCTCAACGACACCACGTGGGCCCTCCCGTCGCTCATCGCGATGGCGGTGTGGCGCAACGTCGGAACGCTCATGGTGATCTTCCTCGCCGGCCTCCAGGCGATCCCCACCGATGTGAAGGAGGCCGCGCTCATGGACGGCGCCTCCGCGTGGCGGCGCCTGACCTCCATCACCCTGCCGCTGCTGCGTCCGACGCTGCTGCTGGGCGCGGTGCTCATCTCCGTCGGGTTCCTGCAGTTCTTCGAGGAAGCGTTCGTGATGACGCAGGGCGGCCCGCTCAACTCCACCCTCTCGGTGGCCTACTACACGTTCAAGCAGTTCGGCTTCGGCGAGTACGGCGCCGCGTCCGCGGCCAGCTACATCCTGTTCCTGGCGATCGCGCTGCTGAGCCTCGTGCAGTTCCGACTGCTGCGCTCGAAGGACTGA
- a CDS encoding XRE family transcriptional regulator: MDDVVRLPAASDPPDDGGVDALTIGRRIRQLRSERGMTLDELAAAVGRAPSQLSVIENGRREPKLTLLQSIARALGTTLDAILASETLDERSTLEIAVERAMRGQTFTALGIEPFRVGKTVPDEVLRAMLALQGEIDRLRDERAATPEEARRANVALRRLMRTQDNYFPELERRAEEILNAVDHPGGPLTQRTANDIAGHLGFTLHYVPDLPQTTRSVADIAHGRLYLSSGLTAKGDPRTAVLQALSSRILGHSEPTSYAEFLRQRVETNYLTGALLIPQSHAVPFLRDAKEARAISIEDLRDAYSVSYETAAHRFTNLATTHLGIAVHFLKVHESGTITKAYENDDVNFPADRLGAIEGQMCCRRWTSRVVFDVDDRFNPYYQYTDTGNGTYWCTARVEASSEGEHSVSVGVRFDDTKWFLGRDTPHRGVSKHSVDVCCRRAPAELEAAWRENSWPNVRTPRTLLATLPTGAFPGVDATDVYEFLEAHAPR, translated from the coding sequence ATGGACGACGTCGTTCGCCTCCCCGCAGCATCCGATCCTCCCGACGATGGAGGAGTGGACGCACTCACCATCGGTCGCCGTATCCGTCAGCTCCGCTCCGAGCGGGGGATGACCCTCGACGAGCTCGCTGCCGCGGTCGGTCGCGCGCCGAGCCAGCTGTCGGTCATCGAGAACGGGCGGCGCGAGCCCAAGCTCACCCTGCTGCAGTCGATCGCCCGAGCGCTCGGAACCACGCTCGACGCGATCCTCGCGTCGGAGACCCTCGACGAGCGCTCCACGCTCGAGATCGCCGTGGAGCGCGCGATGCGCGGGCAGACCTTCACCGCGCTCGGCATCGAGCCGTTCCGCGTGGGCAAGACCGTGCCCGACGAGGTGCTGCGGGCGATGCTCGCGCTGCAGGGCGAGATCGACCGCCTGCGCGACGAGCGCGCGGCCACCCCCGAGGAGGCGCGGCGGGCCAACGTGGCGCTGCGCCGCCTGATGCGCACGCAGGACAACTACTTCCCCGAGCTGGAGCGCCGGGCCGAGGAGATCCTGAACGCCGTCGACCACCCCGGCGGTCCTCTGACGCAGCGCACGGCGAACGACATCGCCGGGCACCTCGGGTTCACACTGCACTACGTGCCCGATCTCCCGCAGACCACCCGCAGCGTCGCCGACATCGCCCACGGACGCCTGTACCTCTCGAGCGGCCTCACGGCGAAGGGCGACCCGCGCACCGCCGTGCTGCAGGCGCTGTCGAGCCGGATCCTCGGGCACAGCGAGCCGACGAGCTACGCGGAGTTCCTGCGCCAGCGCGTCGAGACGAACTACCTCACCGGAGCCCTGCTGATTCCGCAGTCCCACGCCGTGCCGTTCCTCCGCGACGCGAAGGAGGCGCGCGCCATCAGCATCGAAGACCTCCGCGATGCCTACTCGGTGTCGTACGAGACGGCGGCGCACCGTTTCACCAACCTCGCCACGACGCACCTCGGCATCGCGGTGCACTTCCTGAAGGTGCACGAGTCGGGCACCATCACGAAGGCCTACGAGAACGACGACGTGAACTTCCCCGCCGATCGACTCGGGGCGATCGAGGGGCAGATGTGCTGCCGGCGCTGGACGAGTCGCGTGGTCTTCGACGTCGACGACAGGTTCAACCCGTACTACCAGTACACGGACACGGGCAACGGCACGTACTGGTGCACGGCCCGGGTCGAAGCATCCAGCGAGGGAGAGCACTCCGTGAGCGTGGGCGTGCGGTTCGACGACACCAAGTGGTTCCTCGGACGCGACACGCCCCATCGCGGGGTGTCGAAGCACTCGGTCGATGTGTGCTGCCGTCGGGCTCCCGCCGAGCTGGAGGCCGCGTGGCGGGAGAACTCGTGGCCGAACGTGCGGACGCCCCGCACGCTGCTCGCCACCCTGCCGACCGGGGCGTTCCCCGGCGTCGACGCGACCGACGTGTACGAGTTCCTCGAGGCCCACGCCCCGCGCTGA
- the aceB gene encoding malate synthase A — translation MTLLTEPPPALEIAGPLGDRYDEILTPEAIAFVSALHARFGGRRLDRLADRLRRHFQIGIGHDPSFRDDTAYIRADTTWRVAGAGPGLEDRRVEITGPTDPKMAINALNSGARVWLADQEDATSPTWKNVVEGQLTLRDAIRGQLRFTSAEGRNYAVTAERTPTIVMRPRGWHLPEKHLRFTDREGRELAASGSLVDFGLYFFHNAQALIDSGRGPYFYLAKLESAEEARLWDDVFSFSEHSLGIAHGTIRATVLIETLPAAFEMEEILYALRDHCAGLNAGRWDYIFSIIKNYRGRGARFVLPDRSDVTMTVPFMRAYTELLVTTCHRRGAYAIGGMSAFIPNRRDPGVTARAFEKVAADKKREAGDGFDGTWVAHPDLIPVARAEFDAVLGDRPNQIGRRSAPATVDRAREEATAKRLLDVHIGLPITAAGVRGNVAVAIRYLEAWLRGQGAVAIDNLMEDAATAEISRSQVWQWIHQDRTTDEGTPITRDYVEALIAAELAGASRSPGDRFDDAAELFREVALREEFPAFLTVPAYAKYL, via the coding sequence ATGACCCTTCTCACCGAACCCCCACCCGCCCTCGAGATCGCCGGTCCCCTCGGCGACCGCTACGACGAGATCCTCACGCCCGAGGCGATCGCCTTCGTCTCGGCGCTGCACGCCCGGTTCGGCGGCCGGCGCCTCGACCGGCTCGCCGACCGTCTCCGTCGCCACTTCCAGATCGGCATCGGGCACGACCCGAGCTTCCGCGACGACACCGCCTACATCCGGGCGGACACCACGTGGCGGGTCGCGGGTGCGGGCCCGGGACTCGAAGACCGCCGGGTGGAGATCACCGGCCCCACCGATCCGAAGATGGCGATCAACGCGCTGAACTCCGGCGCCCGGGTCTGGCTCGCCGACCAGGAGGACGCGACCTCGCCGACCTGGAAGAACGTCGTCGAGGGGCAGCTGACGCTCCGCGACGCGATCCGCGGGCAGCTGCGGTTCACCAGCGCGGAGGGCAGGAACTACGCGGTGACGGCCGAGCGCACGCCGACGATCGTCATGCGCCCGCGCGGCTGGCACCTGCCCGAGAAGCACCTGCGGTTCACCGACCGCGAGGGGCGCGAGCTCGCCGCATCCGGCTCGCTCGTCGACTTCGGGCTCTACTTCTTCCACAACGCGCAGGCCCTCATCGACTCCGGCCGGGGGCCCTACTTCTACCTCGCGAAGCTCGAGTCGGCGGAGGAGGCTCGGCTGTGGGACGACGTGTTCTCGTTCAGCGAGCACTCGCTCGGCATCGCGCACGGCACGATCCGCGCGACCGTTCTGATCGAGACGCTGCCCGCCGCCTTCGAGATGGAGGAGATCCTCTACGCCCTCCGCGACCACTGCGCGGGGCTGAACGCGGGTCGGTGGGACTACATCTTCTCGATCATCAAGAACTACCGGGGTCGCGGAGCACGGTTCGTCCTCCCCGACCGCAGCGACGTGACCATGACCGTGCCGTTCATGCGCGCCTACACCGAACTGCTCGTGACGACCTGTCACCGCCGCGGGGCCTACGCGATCGGCGGCATGAGCGCCTTCATCCCGAACCGCCGCGACCCCGGGGTGACCGCCCGCGCCTTCGAGAAGGTGGCGGCCGACAAGAAGCGCGAGGCCGGCGACGGCTTCGACGGCACGTGGGTCGCGCACCCCGACCTCATCCCCGTGGCGCGCGCCGAATTCGACGCGGTGCTCGGCGATCGGCCGAACCAGATCGGTCGGCGCAGCGCCCCGGCGACGGTCGACCGGGCGCGCGAGGAGGCGACGGCGAAGCGCCTGCTCGACGTGCACATCGGACTGCCGATCACGGCGGCGGGGGTGCGCGGCAACGTCGCCGTGGCCATCCGCTACCTCGAGGCATGGCTGCGGGGCCAGGGAGCCGTCGCGATCGACAATCTGATGGAGGATGCGGCGACCGCCGAGATCTCGCGCTCGCAGGTGTGGCAGTGGATCCACCAGGACCGCACGACCGACGAGGGCACCCCGATCACGCGGGACTACGTCGAGGCGCTCATCGCCGCCGAGCTCGCCGGGGCGTCACGCTCCCCCGGCGACCGTTTCGACGACGCCGCCGAGCTCTTCCGCGAGGTCGCTCTGCGCGAGGAGTTCCCCGCGTTCCTGACGGTGCCCGCCTACGCGAAATACCTGTAG
- a CDS encoding GDSL-type esterase/lipase family protein encodes MISTPFTPDLVRGAAELETVDRGVTPHRLPAWVGRRFPDPQLLSMEVQPSGVCLSFETTATVIELVTHPSRVAYRGIDRPRGRIDVVVDGVLRRRDELAGGDSVEVDLQTGGSTAHRGEAHTTRVDGLGEGSKVVEVWLPHNEALDLVDLRTDAPIAPRTDRRRRWVHHGSSISQGSNAVAPTEIWPVAAARAAGDVELRNLGLGGSAQVDPFLARVIRDAPADLISVKLGINVVNIDGFRLRTFVPAVHGFLDTIREGHPDTPLLVVSPIFCGIHESTPGPGAFDPASFTTGRVRFVATGSPADVARGSLTLEVIRDALRAVVETRSDDPRLHYLDGLDLYGAADAEALPLPDALHPDTEAHALIARRFVERAFGVDAPFGR; translated from the coding sequence ATGATCTCCACACCGTTCACCCCCGACCTCGTGCGCGGGGCGGCCGAGCTCGAGACCGTCGATCGGGGCGTCACCCCGCACCGCCTGCCCGCGTGGGTGGGGCGGCGGTTCCCCGACCCGCAGCTGCTCTCCATGGAGGTCCAGCCCTCCGGGGTGTGCCTGTCGTTCGAGACCACGGCGACGGTGATCGAGCTCGTCACCCACCCGTCGCGCGTCGCCTACCGGGGCATCGATCGGCCCCGGGGGCGCATCGACGTCGTGGTCGACGGTGTCCTGCGACGACGCGACGAGCTGGCCGGCGGCGACAGCGTCGAGGTCGACCTGCAGACCGGCGGCTCGACCGCGCACCGGGGCGAGGCCCACACGACGCGGGTCGACGGCCTGGGGGAGGGGTCGAAGGTCGTCGAGGTCTGGCTCCCCCACAACGAGGCGCTCGACCTCGTCGATCTCCGCACCGATGCGCCGATCGCGCCGCGCACCGATCGCCGGCGACGGTGGGTGCACCACGGCAGTTCGATCAGCCAGGGCTCCAACGCCGTCGCGCCGACCGAGATCTGGCCCGTGGCCGCGGCCCGGGCCGCCGGCGACGTCGAGCTGCGCAACCTCGGGCTGGGCGGCAGCGCCCAGGTGGATCCGTTCCTCGCGCGGGTGATCCGCGACGCGCCGGCCGACCTGATCAGCGTCAAGCTCGGCATCAACGTCGTCAACATCGACGGATTCCGCCTGCGCACCTTCGTGCCCGCGGTGCACGGATTCCTCGACACGATCCGCGAGGGCCATCCCGATACGCCCCTGCTCGTGGTCTCGCCGATCTTCTGCGGAATCCACGAGTCCACCCCCGGGCCCGGCGCGTTCGACCCGGCGAGCTTCACGACGGGCCGGGTGCGATTCGTCGCCACCGGCTCGCCGGCCGACGTCGCGCGGGGGAGTCTGACGCTCGAGGTGATCCGCGACGCTCTGCGCGCGGTCGTCGAGACGCGATCCGACGACCCGCGCCTGCACTACCTCGACGGTCTCGATCTCTACGGCGCGGCCGACGCGGAGGCGCTGCCGCTCCCCGACGCGCTGCATCCCGACACCGAGGCGCACGCCCTCATCGCCCGGCGCTTCGTCGAGCGCGCTTTCGGGGTCGACGCTCCGTTCGGTCGCTGA
- a CDS encoding extracellular solute-binding protein yields MKHPRLSAVALIAAAALALTGCGRSADEAAGPADASTIGDAEATGTITMWAMGAEGEALPDFVSEFEEANPGVDVEVTAIPWDAAYSKFQTAIAGGNTPDIAMVGSTWMADFEGAFQTVPTDLDTDGVFPGAVDSTMIGDRATGVPWYVDTRVLYYRTDIAAQAGWTTAPTTWDELKQMASDMQSKGGAEYGLRFPAGNDSFQGTLWMPWSNGVELENGSEWTLDSPEAVEAYEYYQSYFTDGVSNPAADRSAGAQEADFISGATPMLIDGPFLIGQLEELGGEGFSEKFSTAVLPTQESSTSFSGGANLAVFENSDNAASAWKLAQWLTEPETQVKWYEATGDLPSVQAAWDDDALGGSATLSAFGTQLETAKSVPATTTWVQVAAAGDAMLEKIRLGQLSPADGLKELQSTADSLGLD; encoded by the coding sequence ATGAAACACCCACGACTGAGCGCGGTCGCCCTCATCGCCGCCGCAGCCCTCGCCCTCACCGGGTGCGGTCGCAGCGCCGACGAAGCAGCCGGCCCCGCCGACGCATCCACCATCGGTGACGCCGAGGCCACCGGCACCATCACGATGTGGGCCATGGGTGCGGAGGGCGAAGCCCTGCCCGACTTCGTCTCGGAGTTCGAGGAGGCCAACCCGGGCGTCGACGTCGAGGTCACCGCGATCCCGTGGGACGCGGCGTACAGCAAGTTCCAGACGGCGATCGCCGGCGGCAACACCCCCGACATCGCGATGGTCGGCTCGACGTGGATGGCCGACTTCGAAGGCGCGTTCCAGACGGTCCCGACCGACCTCGACACCGACGGCGTCTTCCCGGGAGCGGTCGACTCGACGATGATCGGCGACCGGGCCACCGGCGTGCCCTGGTACGTCGACACCCGCGTGCTCTACTACCGCACCGACATCGCCGCCCAGGCCGGATGGACCACGGCTCCCACAACGTGGGACGAGCTGAAGCAGATGGCCTCCGACATGCAGTCCAAGGGCGGCGCCGAGTACGGCCTCCGCTTCCCGGCCGGAAACGACTCTTTCCAGGGAACCCTCTGGATGCCGTGGTCCAACGGCGTCGAGCTCGAGAACGGCTCGGAGTGGACGCTCGACAGCCCCGAGGCGGTCGAGGCGTACGAGTACTACCAGAGCTACTTCACCGACGGCGTCTCGAACCCGGCCGCCGACCGCTCGGCAGGCGCCCAGGAGGCCGACTTCATCTCCGGCGCGACCCCGATGCTCATCGACGGCCCCTTCCTCATCGGTCAGCTCGAGGAGCTGGGCGGCGAGGGCTTCTCCGAGAAGTTCAGCACCGCCGTCCTCCCCACCCAGGAGTCCTCGACGTCGTTCAGCGGCGGCGCGAACCTCGCCGTGTTCGAAAACTCCGACAACGCCGCGAGCGCCTGGAAGCTCGCGCAGTGGCTCACCGAGCCCGAGACGCAGGTGAAGTGGTACGAGGCGACCGGCGACCTCCCGTCGGTGCAGGCCGCGTGGGACGACGACGCGCTCGGCGGGTCGGCGACGCTCTCCGCCTTCGGCACGCAGCTCGAGACGGCCAAGTCGGTTCCGGCGACCACCACCTGGGTGCAGGTCGCCGCCGCCGGCGACGCGATGCTCGAGAAGATCCGCCTGGGCCAGCTGAGCCCGGCCGACGGTCTGAAAGAGCTGCAGTCCACCGCCGACTCCCTCGGACTGGACTGA
- the aceA gene encoding isocitrate lyase: MTIQATPGRAPLRPGDQTQTAAELRELWDTDPRWDGVERTYSADDVVRIRGSVREENTLARRGAENLWNLLHTEEYVRALGAYTGGQAVQQVRAGLKAIYLSGWQVAADGNLSGQTYPDQSLYPANSVPAVVRRINNALIRQDQIEHAEGRTSADWLAPIVADAEAGFGGPLNAYELAQSLIEAGAAGIHWEDQLASEKKCGHLGGKVLVPTRQHIRTLNAARLAADVAGVPTVIIARTDALAADLLTSDVDERDREFTTGERTSEGFYRVRPGLDSVISRGLAFAPYADLLWVETGEPDIELARAFAAAVHARFPGKLLAYNCSPSFNWKRHLDDAQIASFQAELAELGYKFQFITLAGFHAVNHAMFDLAKGYAERAMSAYVELQEAEFASEARGYTATRHQREVGTGYFDAVSTALNPDSATLALAGSTEASQFH; encoded by the coding sequence ATGACGATCCAGGCCACGCCCGGCAGGGCGCCCCTCCGCCCCGGCGACCAGACCCAGACCGCGGCCGAGCTGCGCGAGTTGTGGGACACCGATCCCCGCTGGGACGGGGTCGAACGCACCTACTCCGCCGACGACGTGGTGCGCATCCGCGGAAGCGTGCGCGAGGAGAACACCCTCGCCCGCCGGGGCGCGGAGAACCTCTGGAACCTCCTGCACACCGAGGAGTACGTCCGCGCCCTCGGCGCCTACACGGGCGGCCAGGCCGTGCAGCAGGTGCGGGCGGGCCTGAAGGCCATCTACCTCTCGGGGTGGCAGGTCGCCGCCGACGGCAACCTGTCGGGGCAGACCTACCCCGACCAGAGCCTGTACCCCGCCAACTCGGTGCCCGCGGTCGTGCGGCGCATCAACAACGCGCTGATCCGGCAGGACCAGATCGAGCACGCCGAGGGCAGGACCTCCGCCGACTGGCTCGCACCGATCGTCGCCGACGCGGAGGCGGGCTTCGGCGGGCCCCTCAACGCCTACGAGCTGGCGCAGTCCCTCATCGAGGCCGGGGCCGCCGGTATCCACTGGGAGGACCAGCTCGCGAGCGAGAAGAAGTGCGGGCACCTCGGCGGCAAGGTGCTGGTGCCCACGCGTCAGCACATCCGCACCCTCAACGCCGCGCGCCTGGCCGCGGACGTCGCAGGCGTGCCGACGGTCATCATCGCCCGCACCGACGCGCTGGCCGCCGATCTCCTCACCAGCGACGTCGACGAGCGCGACCGGGAGTTCACCACCGGCGAGCGCACCAGCGAGGGCTTCTACCGCGTGCGGCCCGGTCTCGACTCCGTGATCAGCCGAGGGCTCGCCTTCGCGCCCTACGCCGATCTGCTCTGGGTCGAGACCGGCGAACCCGACATCGAGCTGGCCCGCGCGTTCGCCGCGGCGGTCCATGCACGGTTCCCGGGCAAGCTCCTCGCCTACAACTGCTCGCCGAGCTTCAACTGGAAACGCCACCTCGACGACGCGCAGATCGCCTCGTTCCAGGCCGAGCTCGCCGAGCTCGGCTACAAGTTCCAGTTCATCACCCTGGCCGGGTTCCACGCCGTGAACCACGCGATGTTCGACCTCGCCAAGGGATACGCCGAGCGCGCCATGAGCGCGTACGTCGAACTGCAGGAGGCGGAGTTCGCCTCCGAAGCGCGCGGCTACACCGCGACCAGGCATCAGCGCGAGGTCGGAACGGGCTACTTCGACGCCGTCTCGACCGCACTCAACCCCGACAGCGCCACCCTCGCGCTGGCGGGCTCGACCGAAGCATCCCAGTTCCACTGA
- a CDS encoding alpha/beta fold hydrolase, which translates to MDATVTNVDGLVVHEVPGDGSAVLLWHHGSPQTGAVLPPVLDAARARGWGVVSIARPGYGGSSRAPGRTCTDVATGIARVLASRGVERVVSVGASGGGPHALACAAAMPGRVVAVVTFASPAPFVDDDGWFQGMQAPGALRAAARGEDARALFAETDEFDPAQFVDADYAALEGPWGSMGRDAGLAERDGPWGLIDDDLAFTRPWGFALSDVVVPALIYQGGADRVIPPHHADAIAAAVPGAELRAVADAGHVSILERLPEALERVARRIPRP; encoded by the coding sequence ATGGATGCGACGGTGACGAACGTCGACGGACTCGTCGTGCACGAGGTGCCCGGTGACGGGAGCGCGGTTCTGCTCTGGCACCACGGATCGCCGCAGACCGGAGCGGTGCTGCCGCCCGTGCTCGATGCGGCCCGCGCTCGCGGGTGGGGAGTCGTCTCGATCGCGCGGCCGGGCTACGGCGGTTCTTCGCGCGCCCCGGGCCGCACCTGCACGGACGTCGCCACCGGGATCGCGCGGGTGCTCGCGTCGCGTGGCGTGGAGCGCGTGGTCAGCGTGGGTGCCTCGGGCGGCGGCCCGCACGCCCTCGCGTGCGCTGCGGCGATGCCCGGGAGGGTCGTCGCCGTGGTGACATTCGCCTCACCTGCCCCGTTCGTCGATGACGACGGGTGGTTCCAGGGGATGCAGGCACCGGGCGCGCTGCGTGCGGCGGCGCGGGGCGAGGATGCCCGGGCGCTCTTCGCCGAGACCGACGAGTTCGACCCGGCCCAGTTCGTCGACGCGGACTACGCCGCCCTCGAGGGGCCGTGGGGGAGCATGGGCCGCGATGCGGGGCTCGCCGAGCGGGACGGACCGTGGGGTCTCATCGACGACGACCTCGCCTTCACCCGTCCGTGGGGGTTCGCTCTGTCCGACGTCGTCGTCCCCGCGCTGATCTACCAGGGCGGCGCCGATCGCGTCATCCCGCCGCACCACGCGGATGCGATCGCCGCCGCGGTGCCGGGCGCCGAGCTCCGAGCGGTCGCCGATGCCGGGCACGTCTCGATCCTGGAGCGTCTGCCCGAGGCGCTCGAGCGGGTGGCCCGCCGCATCCCGAGACCCTGA
- a CDS encoding TetR-like C-terminal domain-containing protein, which translates to MPRAHLSTASVVADAAALADSDGLAAVTISAVARRLGVKPASLYEHVAGLAPLLDGVQILALDEVGERTGAAVAGRSGRDALRGLADAHRDYANTRPGAWAALQRPASSAVAGSPEAARVAGLLLAVVRGFRVPDDDLVHAARLVGATINGFLTLTRAEAFAHRPDSEDASWAAAVDALDRALDSWPERSAP; encoded by the coding sequence ATGCCCCGAGCCCATCTCTCGACCGCGTCGGTGGTCGCCGATGCCGCTGCGCTCGCCGACAGCGACGGTCTCGCCGCCGTCACGATCTCGGCCGTCGCCCGTCGGCTCGGGGTCAAGCCCGCCAGCCTCTACGAACATGTCGCGGGGCTCGCCCCGCTTCTCGACGGAGTGCAGATCCTCGCGCTCGATGAGGTGGGGGAGCGGACGGGCGCGGCGGTGGCCGGCCGTTCGGGCCGCGATGCCCTCCGCGGCCTCGCCGACGCGCACCGCGATTACGCGAACACCCGGCCCGGAGCGTGGGCGGCGCTGCAGCGACCCGCCTCGTCGGCCGTCGCCGGGTCGCCCGAGGCGGCTCGGGTCGCCGGGCTGCTCCTCGCCGTCGTGCGAGGCTTCCGCGTCCCCGACGACGACCTCGTCCACGCCGCTCGGCTGGTGGGCGCGACGATCAACGGATTCCTCACCCTCACCCGCGCCGAGGCTTTCGCGCACCGCCCCGATTCCGAAGACGCCTCGTGGGCGGCGGCCGTCGATGCCCTCGACCGCGCCCTCGACTCCTGGCCCGAAAGAAGCGCCCCATGA
- the glsA gene encoding glutaminase A has translation MSPADPRTYDLEALRERVLPETGGAVDESIPQLAEASPDLCGIAVVLADGTVRASSQADVAFSVQSAVKPFLFALALLDTDGEALDRIGIEPTGEAFDAIKLESHTGRPPNPMVNAGALLTAALVDGDDPDARTERIVRGLSAFAGRDLEIDDEVARCEHLLGDRNHALAHLMRAEGTLEVGADDAVAVYARACAVLVDAQTLAVMGATLALGGVNPVTGERVVSARVARDVVSVMATCGVYDGSGRWMRSVGVPAKSSVSGAIVLSAPGLLGAAVVSPPLDEQGTSVRGRVVSERLSADLGLHVFGVPAHA, from the coding sequence ATGAGCCCCGCCGACCCCCGCACCTACGACCTCGAGGCGCTCCGCGAGCGCGTCCTGCCCGAGACGGGGGGAGCGGTCGACGAGAGCATCCCGCAGCTCGCCGAGGCCTCCCCCGACCTGTGCGGCATCGCGGTCGTCCTCGCCGACGGCACGGTGCGCGCGAGCTCGCAGGCCGATGTCGCGTTCAGCGTGCAGTCGGCGGTGAAGCCCTTCCTCTTCGCGCTCGCGCTGCTCGACACCGACGGCGAGGCGCTCGACCGCATCGGCATCGAGCCGACCGGTGAGGCGTTCGACGCGATCAAGCTCGAGAGTCACACCGGGCGCCCGCCGAACCCGATGGTCAATGCCGGCGCGCTCCTGACGGCGGCCCTGGTCGACGGCGACGACCCCGACGCCCGCACCGAGCGGATCGTCCGCGGCCTCTCGGCCTTCGCCGGTCGCGATCTCGAGATCGACGACGAGGTCGCGCGCTGCGAGCACCTGCTGGGCGACCGCAACCACGCCCTGGCGCACCTCATGCGAGCCGAAGGCACCCTCGAGGTCGGCGCCGACGACGCGGTCGCCGTCTACGCCCGGGCCTGCGCGGTGCTCGTCGACGCGCAGACGCTCGCGGTCATGGGCGCGACCCTCGCCCTGGGCGGGGTGAACCCCGTGACGGGCGAGAGGGTCGTGTCCGCTCGGGTCGCTCGCGACGTGGTGTCGGTGATGGCCACGTGCGGGGTCTACGACGGCTCGGGGCGGTGGATGCGCAGCGTCGGGGTGCCCGCGAAGTCGAGTGTGTCGGGGGCGATCGTGCTGTCGGCGCCCGGTCTGCTGGGGGCAGCGGTCGTCAGCCCGCCGCTGGATGAGCAGGGCACCAGTGTGCGGGGCCGCGTCGTCAGCGAACGGCTGTCGGCCGACCTCGGGCTGCACGTCTTCGGGGTTCCCGCCCACGCCTGA